A section of the Pimelobacter simplex genome encodes:
- a CDS encoding DEAD/DEAH box helicase — protein MIHCPKCLRHANSARLIEIRLLQHADLVRRRSLKVEVQAITFAPALGDAHLAVEDGSEYPVVNQSSLAGALEDFEWDGGNDDLYRRTVSALQSISGIRRTGTTRTVETVNSRGAKLKRLESSIATLDAQQSRAVIETAHDVQRIRGLAGSGKTVVLALKAAYLHAQHPGWRIGVTFNTRSLSAQFRRLINTFTIEQTGDEPDWSKIHVLTAWGAPGGPARDGVYHRFCADNGVAYRDFGRAKTEFGSIDPLGWACAAALKDATSIRQSFDVLLVDEAQDLPADFLRMCYEMLGDEKLLVYAYDELQTLNGAGLAPPEEIFGLNDRGEPRVRFDVDNEGGRRDIILEKCYRNSRPLLVTAHALGFGIYRVKPAKSTTGLVQIFEQKSLWDDIGYRVRSGQLEEGKQVALVRDEGSSPRFLEEHSPIEDLLEFRSFPTARQQAEWVAEQIKINLEHDELAPNDIIVINPDPIRTRNAVGIVRKRLYDMKIQSHLAGVDTGADVFFKNDEQSVTFTGIHRAKGNEAAMVYIINADDSMTATANLARVRNRLFTAITRSKAWVRVCGIGEEMDALIEEYDQVKEHDFALSFRYPTEEERATMQVLHRDMSRATEKRVKSYDKSIAGLAADLASGEVMLEDLDAETVANLRDLFTDAQD, from the coding sequence TTGATCCACTGTCCGAAATGTCTGAGGCACGCCAACTCGGCGCGGCTGATCGAGATCAGACTGCTGCAGCACGCCGATCTCGTCCGCCGCCGTAGCCTGAAGGTCGAGGTTCAGGCGATCACGTTCGCCCCGGCACTGGGCGACGCCCACCTCGCCGTGGAGGACGGATCCGAATACCCCGTCGTCAACCAGTCCAGCTTGGCGGGCGCGCTCGAGGACTTCGAATGGGATGGCGGCAACGACGACCTCTACCGGCGCACTGTGTCGGCATTGCAGAGCATCTCCGGGATCCGACGGACCGGGACCACGCGGACAGTGGAGACCGTCAACTCTCGCGGAGCGAAGCTGAAGCGCTTGGAGAGCTCGATCGCGACACTGGACGCCCAGCAGAGTCGCGCCGTCATCGAAACCGCACACGACGTGCAACGCATCCGCGGTCTCGCTGGCTCCGGCAAGACCGTCGTCCTCGCGTTGAAGGCCGCCTATCTGCACGCCCAGCACCCGGGGTGGCGCATCGGTGTCACGTTCAACACCCGCTCACTCAGCGCGCAGTTCCGCCGATTGATCAACACCTTCACGATCGAACAGACCGGCGACGAGCCCGACTGGTCGAAGATTCACGTGCTGACCGCGTGGGGTGCCCCGGGCGGGCCCGCACGCGACGGCGTGTACCACCGATTCTGTGCCGACAACGGCGTCGCATACCGCGACTTCGGGCGCGCCAAGACTGAGTTCGGCAGCATCGATCCCTTGGGTTGGGCGTGCGCCGCGGCGCTCAAGGACGCCACTTCGATCCGACAGTCGTTCGACGTGCTACTGGTCGACGAGGCCCAGGACCTGCCCGCCGACTTCCTCCGCATGTGCTACGAGATGCTCGGCGACGAGAAACTCCTGGTCTACGCCTACGACGAACTCCAGACCCTCAACGGAGCCGGACTAGCACCGCCCGAAGAGATCTTTGGTCTCAACGACCGTGGCGAGCCCCGCGTCAGGTTCGATGTCGACAACGAAGGCGGCCGCCGCGACATCATCTTGGAGAAATGCTATCGGAACTCGCGTCCCCTGCTGGTGACCGCACACGCCCTCGGCTTCGGTATTTATCGGGTCAAGCCCGCAAAGTCGACCACTGGTCTGGTGCAGATCTTTGAGCAGAAGAGCCTGTGGGACGACATCGGCTATCGAGTCCGCAGCGGCCAGCTCGAGGAAGGCAAGCAGGTCGCCCTCGTCCGCGACGAAGGATCCAGCCCACGCTTCCTGGAGGAGCACTCACCCATCGAGGACCTCCTGGAGTTCCGGTCGTTCCCCACCGCCCGTCAGCAAGCTGAGTGGGTCGCTGAGCAGATCAAGATCAACCTCGAGCACGACGAGCTGGCGCCCAACGACATCATCGTCATCAACCCTGACCCGATCAGGACCCGAAACGCCGTCGGCATCGTGCGCAAGCGGCTATACGACATGAAGATCCAATCCCACCTCGCTGGCGTCGACACGGGCGCGGACGTCTTCTTCAAGAACGACGAGCAGAGCGTGACCTTCACCGGGATCCATCGGGCGAAGGGCAACGAGGCAGCAATGGTCTACATCATCAACGCCGACGACTCGATGACAGCAACTGCCAACCTCGCGCGCGTGCGGAACCGCCTGTTCACGGCGATCACCCGCAGCAAGGCATGGGTACGCGTGTGCGGTATCGGGGAGGAAATGGATGCCCTGATCGAGGAGTACGACCAGGTCAAGGAACACGACTTCGCCCTCAGTTTCCGCTATCCGACTGAGGAGGAGCGGGCGACCATGCAGGTCCTCCACCGCGACATGTCCCGAGCCACAGAGAAGCGGGTCAAGAGCTACGACAAGTCGATCGCTGGTCTGGCCGCCGACCTCGCGTCGGGCGAGGTCATGCTTGAAGACCTCGACGCCGAGACCGTCGCGAATCTGCGCGACCTCTTCACCGATGCCCAGGACTGA
- a CDS encoding DUF2290 domain-containing protein → MRGVATCRRSPTRPATPLRCSPPRNHTPCPRSGGRAHVTFGQYPHCRIAATGPITPFYFIEFVVRSFYRTKTLLPTEKLPTRRLTPDSTITINERALVHFGVPTATS, encoded by the coding sequence ATTCGTGGTGTCGCTACCTGTCGCCGATCGCCTACGAGACCGGCCACGCCGCTACGCTGCAGCCCGCCGCGTAATCACACCCCGTGTCCAAGATCCGGGGGTAGGGCCCATGTCACGTTCGGCCAGTATCCGCACTGTCGGATCGCTGCGACGGGACCGATCACACCCTTCTATTTCATCGAGTTCGTCGTCCGGTCCTTCTACCGAACCAAGACTCTGTTGCCCACGGAGAAGCTGCCGACCAGACGGCTCACTCCCGACAGCACCATCACAATCAACGAACGGGCTCTCGTCCATTTCGGCGTCCCTACCGCTACGTCGTAG
- a CDS encoding VOC family protein, which produces MITRLNPYLSFAGDASAALAFYQDIFGGDLTINHFGDFGTDDHGMGDQVMHGQLSTASGLTLMAADMLPGETLRPGNNLAVSLGGDDTEELRGYWQALSDGGTVTVELATQPWGDEFGMCVDRYGTSWLVNIIGGG; this is translated from the coding sequence ATGATCACTCGACTGAACCCCTACCTCAGCTTCGCGGGTGATGCCTCGGCCGCCCTGGCGTTCTACCAGGACATCTTCGGCGGCGATCTCACGATCAACCACTTCGGCGACTTCGGCACCGACGACCACGGCATGGGCGACCAGGTCATGCACGGCCAGCTGTCAACAGCGTCTGGCCTCACGCTGATGGCCGCCGACATGCTGCCGGGCGAGACGTTGCGGCCCGGGAACAACCTCGCGGTCAGCCTCGGCGGGGACGACACCGAGGAACTGCGCGGCTACTGGCAGGCGCTGTCGGACGGAGGGACCGTGACGGTCGAGCTGGCCACCCAGCCGTGGGGCGACGAGTTCGGGATGTGCGTCGACCGGTACGGGACCTCGTGGCTGGTCAACATCATCGGGGGCGGCTGA
- a CDS encoding IS256 family transposase: MALSQSALSELLEAFRTGDGVDMIRESVRTVLQELVEFEAAGAIGAERYERTEDRVTERNGTRPKLLATKAGDVELRIPKLRKGSFFPSILEPRRRIDQALYAVVMEAYVHGISTRSVDDLVVALGADSGISKSEVSRICEQLDESVGAFRTRPLDHTPFPYVYLDATYLHVRNKPGKGGQVVSMAVVVATGIAADGSREVLGLDVGDSEDETFWRSFLLSLKQRGLSGVQLVISDQHSGLVKALKRSFQGSAHQRCRVHFARNLLAHVPKSHADMVAAVFRTIFAQPDPEAVAAAWDEVRDQLAKSFPKVAPLMDEAKAEVLAFTAFPKAHWRKIWSTNPLERVNKEIKRRSRVVGIFPNAAAVIRLVGAVLIDMHDEWIAGDRRYLSEESMALLNDPMDTGDHAAIDSGE; encoded by the coding sequence ATGGCCTTGTCCCAGTCTGCCCTGTCTGAGTTGCTCGAGGCGTTCCGCACCGGCGATGGCGTCGACATGATCCGCGAGTCGGTCCGCACTGTGCTCCAAGAGCTCGTCGAGTTCGAAGCTGCGGGCGCGATCGGCGCCGAGCGCTACGAGCGCACCGAGGACCGCGTCACCGAACGCAACGGCACCCGTCCCAAGCTGCTGGCTACCAAGGCCGGCGACGTCGAGCTGCGGATCCCCAAGCTCCGCAAGGGATCGTTCTTCCCTTCGATCCTGGAGCCGCGGCGCCGGATCGACCAAGCGCTGTACGCGGTGGTGATGGAGGCCTACGTCCACGGCATCTCGACCAGGAGCGTGGACGACCTGGTCGTCGCCCTCGGCGCCGACTCCGGGATCAGCAAGTCCGAGGTCTCCCGGATCTGTGAGCAGCTCGATGAGTCGGTCGGCGCGTTCCGCACCCGGCCGCTGGACCACACGCCCTTCCCGTACGTCTACCTCGACGCGACCTACCTCCACGTCCGGAACAAGCCCGGCAAGGGCGGCCAGGTCGTATCCATGGCGGTCGTGGTCGCCACCGGGATCGCCGCCGACGGCAGCAGGGAGGTCCTCGGACTCGACGTCGGCGACAGCGAGGACGAGACGTTCTGGCGAAGCTTCCTGCTCAGCCTCAAGCAGCGCGGCCTGTCCGGAGTGCAGCTGGTCATCAGCGATCAGCACTCCGGGCTCGTGAAGGCGTTGAAGCGGTCCTTCCAAGGCTCCGCGCACCAGCGCTGCCGGGTCCACTTCGCCCGCAACCTGCTCGCGCACGTGCCCAAGAGCCACGCCGACATGGTCGCCGCGGTGTTCCGCACGATCTTCGCCCAGCCCGATCCCGAGGCCGTCGCCGCCGCGTGGGACGAGGTCCGCGACCAGCTCGCCAAGTCGTTCCCCAAGGTCGCTCCGCTGATGGACGAGGCCAAGGCCGAGGTCCTCGCGTTCACCGCGTTCCCCAAGGCCCACTGGCGCAAGATCTGGTCCACCAACCCGCTCGAGCGGGTCAACAAGGAGATCAAGCGCCGCAGCCGAGTGGTCGGGATCTTCCCGAACGCGGCCGCCGTGATCAGACTGGTCGGCGCGGTCCTCATCGACATGCACGACGAGTGGATCGCCGGCGATCGCCGCTACCTCTCAGAGGAGTCCATGGCGCTGCTCAACGACCCGATGGATACTGGTGACCACGCCGCCATCGACAGCGGCGAGTAG
- a CDS encoding CpaF family protein, protein MVFFTAVNVRKFVVRAARLAELVELGTLTPEAARFLEASVRAGLNILVTGGTQAGKTTLLNCLAAAIPGGERVISAEEVFEIRFPHPDWVALQTRQEGLEGTGEVRLRDLVKESLRMRPSRIIVGEVRAEECLDLLIALNAGVPGMCTLHANSAREALTKACTLPLLAGENISARFVVPTVAASVDLVVHLALDPSGVRRVSEVVAVPGRMEGDVIETETIFEWREGALRRGIGLPPRIERYERAGVDVVRLLREAR, encoded by the coding sequence GTGGTTTTCTTTACTGCGGTCAACGTCCGCAAGTTCGTGGTGCGGGCGGCGCGGCTGGCCGAGCTGGTCGAGCTCGGGACGCTGACGCCCGAGGCGGCGCGGTTCCTGGAGGCGTCGGTGCGGGCCGGGCTCAACATCCTGGTCACCGGCGGCACCCAGGCCGGCAAGACCACCCTGCTCAACTGCCTGGCGGCCGCGATCCCCGGTGGGGAGCGGGTGATCTCGGCCGAGGAGGTCTTCGAGATCCGCTTCCCGCACCCCGACTGGGTCGCGCTCCAGACCCGCCAGGAGGGTCTCGAGGGCACCGGCGAGGTGCGTCTGCGCGACCTGGTCAAGGAGTCGCTGCGGATGCGGCCCAGCCGGATCATCGTCGGCGAGGTGCGCGCCGAGGAGTGCCTCGACCTGCTGATCGCGCTCAACGCCGGGGTGCCGGGCATGTGCACGCTCCACGCCAACAGTGCCCGCGAGGCGCTGACCAAGGCCTGCACGCTGCCGCTGCTGGCGGGCGAGAACATCTCGGCGCGGTTCGTCGTACCGACGGTGGCGGCGTCGGTCGACCTCGTCGTGCACCTCGCCCTCGATCCCTCGGGCGTACGCCGGGTGAGCGAGGTCGTCGCGGTGCCCGGACGGATGGAGGGCGACGTGATCGAGACCGAGACGATCTTCGAGTGGCGCGAGGGCGCGCTGCGCCGGGGGATCGGCCTGCCGCCGCGGATCGAGCGGTACGAGCGGGCCGGGGTCGACGTCGTCCGGCTGCTGCGCGAGGCCCGGTGA
- a CDS encoding IS3 family transposase (programmed frameshift): MARKNYSEEFRRQAVDLYESTPGATVRGIAEDLGIVRGTLRHWLEVYGTGKKTAADGTLTSSPLQATPSKSSQSGPADETPEQKIARLEAENAALRAETTKLTTEREILQRAAKYFGRGDALVSRFQFVADNSATSRPGWTVKRLCELVEIERSSYYAWKAGAPARAERAAADAALVERIRKVHEADNTQGAPRITADLNDGAPPEQRVNHKRVARVMRAAGICGYVKKRRVRTTIPEPSGQKVPDLLKRDFTAPAPNQRYVGDITYLPIADGTNLYLATVIDCYSRRLAGWAIADHMRTELVEDALKAAAATRGSLAGAIFHSDHGSVYCSKDYAKLCAKLGVTQSMGAVGSSADNALAESFNAALKREVLQDERTWSDELACRRQVFKWLTRYNTRRRHSWCRYLSPIAYETGHAATLQPAA; encoded by the exons ATGGCCAGGAAGAACTACTCCGAGGAGTTCCGTCGTCAGGCCGTCGACTTGTACGAGTCCACCCCGGGCGCCACAGTCCGCGGCATCGCCGAGGACCTCGGCATCGTGCGCGGCACCCTGCGGCACTGGCTCGAGGTCTACGGGACCGGCAAGAAGACCGCCGCTGACGGGACACTGACCTCCAGCCCACTGCAAGCCACGCCGTCGAAGTCGAGCCAGTCCGGGCCGGCCGATGAGACGCCGGAGCAGAAGATCGCCCGGCTCGAGGCCGAGAATGCGGCGCTGCGGGCAGAGACAACGAAGCTGACGACCGAGCGGGAGATCCTCCAGCGGGCGGCCAAGTATTTCG GCCGGGGAGACGCGCTGGTGAGTCGCTTCCAGTTCGTCGCCGACAACTCCGCCACCTCCCGCCCTGGCTGGACGGTGAAGCGACTGTGTGAGCTCGTCGAGATCGAGCGCTCCTCCTACTACGCGTGGAAGGCCGGGGCACCAGCGCGGGCCGAGCGGGCCGCCGCGGACGCCGCGCTGGTCGAGCGGATCCGCAAGGTCCACGAGGCTGACAACACCCAAGGCGCGCCTCGGATCACCGCCGACCTCAACGACGGCGCACCGCCTGAGCAGCGGGTCAACCACAAGCGCGTCGCCCGCGTGATGCGTGCGGCCGGTATCTGCGGCTACGTCAAGAAGCGACGCGTGCGGACCACGATCCCCGAGCCATCGGGACAGAAGGTGCCCGATCTACTCAAGCGGGACTTCACCGCCCCGGCGCCGAACCAGCGCTACGTCGGCGACATCACCTACCTGCCGATCGCAGACGGCACCAACCTGTACCTGGCCACCGTGATCGACTGCTACAGCCGTCGGCTCGCGGGCTGGGCGATCGCGGATCACATGCGCACCGAGCTCGTTGAGGACGCGCTCAAGGCCGCGGCCGCGACCCGCGGATCACTGGCCGGGGCGATCTTCCACAGCGACCACGGGTCGGTCTACTGCTCGAAGGACTACGCCAAGCTCTGCGCGAAGCTCGGCGTGACCCAGTCGATGGGTGCCGTCGGGTCCTCGGCCGACAACGCGTTGGCGGAGTCATTCAACGCCGCGCTGAAGCGGGAGGTCCTCCAAGACGAGCGGACCTGGTCCGACGAGCTCGCCTGCCGTCGCCAGGTCTTCAAGTGGCTGACCCGCTACAACACCCGGCGGCGCCATTCGTGGTGTCGCTACCTGTCGCCGATCGCCTACGAGACCGGCCACGCCGCTACGCTGCAGCCCGCCGCGTAA
- a CDS encoding type II secretion system F family protein, with protein MGALVGLGFGLGCLLIARALTQPAPVDATVSPSPRKHVDRELVALCLTSGLVGAVLALGLTHVLPIAVVLGALAGYLPLALAQGRARRRQRELAEVWPEAVDDLASAVRAGMSLPDAVAALEVRGPGPLRPAFAAFALDYQVSGRFGDCLDRLGERLADPVGDRVVEGLRIAREVGGGDLGRLLRNLSGYLRDDLRTRSELEARQSWAVNGARVAVAAPWLVLLVMSTQPTVLARYQSAGGVVVLAAGAALCVAAYRLMIRLGRLPAERRILR; from the coding sequence ATGGGTGCGCTCGTCGGTCTGGGGTTCGGGCTCGGCTGCCTGCTGATCGCCCGGGCGCTCACCCAGCCTGCGCCCGTTGACGCCACAGTGTCGCCGTCGCCGCGAAAGCACGTCGACCGCGAACTCGTCGCCCTGTGCCTGACCAGCGGGCTGGTCGGTGCCGTGCTCGCGCTGGGGCTCACCCACGTGCTGCCGATCGCGGTGGTGCTCGGTGCGCTCGCCGGCTACCTCCCGCTCGCGCTCGCGCAAGGTCGGGCACGGCGCCGGCAGCGTGAGCTCGCGGAGGTGTGGCCCGAGGCGGTCGACGACCTCGCTTCCGCCGTACGGGCGGGGATGTCGCTGCCCGACGCCGTCGCCGCGCTCGAGGTACGCGGCCCGGGCCCGTTGCGGCCGGCGTTCGCGGCGTTCGCGCTCGACTACCAGGTCTCCGGCCGGTTCGGTGACTGCCTCGACCGGCTGGGGGAGCGGCTGGCCGACCCCGTCGGCGACCGCGTGGTCGAGGGACTGCGGATCGCGCGCGAGGTCGGCGGGGGTGACCTCGGACGGCTGCTGCGCAACCTGTCCGGCTACCTGCGCGACGACCTGCGCACCCGCTCCGAGCTCGAGGCGCGCCAGTCGTGGGCGGTCAACGGCGCCCGGGTCGCGGTCGCGGCGCCGTGGCTGGTGCTGCTGGTGATGTCGACCCAGCCGACCGTGCTCGCGCGCTACCAGTCGGCCGGCGGGGTCGTCGTCCTGGCGGCCGGTGCGGCGCTGTGCGTGGCCGCCTACCGGCTGATGATCCGGCTTGGCCGGCTGCCCGCCGAACGGCGGATCCTGCGATGA
- a CDS encoding IS3 family transposase (programmed frameshift): MPEKRRKFTPEFKDEAVKMVIESSRSIAEVAREIHVNEGTLGNWCAKYREANPEEESPLSISERARLRELESEVRELRMRNEFLGKSGGLLRPGVSVSAKYEFIDAQKAHYPVVKMCAWAGVSRSGFYDWADRPASATAQRRERLKAVIEAVFDDSDATYGYRRIHASLGRMGEDASPELVRGLMRELGLVPCQPRPSRPTTTIAGDAAAVPDLLGRDFTAHAPGTKLVSDITYIGTDEGWLYLATVIDCATKACIGYAMADHMRTSLVVEALDMAARNYTLESQCVIHSDRGTQYMSDEFARAASRLDLRRSVGRTGICFDNALAESFNAAVKVERVNRVTYPTRDEARKDVARYIEFRYNRLRLHSALGYRTPQEVHDEYCNQQQAA, translated from the exons ATGCCGGAAAAGCGTCGAAAGTTCACGCCTGAGTTCAAGGACGAGGCCGTGAAAATGGTGATCGAGTCGTCTCGTTCGATCGCCGAGGTCGCCCGCGAGATCCACGTCAATGAAGGCACGCTGGGAAACTGGTGCGCGAAGTACCGGGAGGCGAACCCCGAGGAAGAGTCGCCACTGTCGATATCGGAGCGTGCCCGACTTCGTGAGCTCGAGAGTGAAGTTCGCGAACTGCGGATGCGTAACGAGTTCTTGG GGAAAAGCGGCGGCCTTCTTCGCCCAGGAGTATCGGTGAGCGCGAAATACGAGTTCATCGACGCGCAGAAGGCGCACTATCCGGTGGTCAAGATGTGCGCCTGGGCCGGGGTGTCCCGGTCTGGCTTCTACGACTGGGCCGACCGGCCCGCCTCGGCCACCGCACAGCGTCGCGAGCGACTCAAGGCCGTGATCGAGGCCGTCTTCGACGACTCCGACGCCACCTACGGCTACCGGCGGATCCACGCTTCCCTCGGCCGCATGGGCGAGGACGCCAGCCCGGAGCTGGTGCGGGGGCTGATGCGCGAGCTCGGACTGGTGCCGTGCCAGCCCCGGCCGTCCCGGCCGACCACCACCATCGCCGGCGACGCCGCCGCAGTGCCCGACCTCCTCGGACGCGACTTCACCGCCCACGCGCCGGGAACCAAACTCGTCTCCGATATCACCTACATCGGCACGGATGAGGGCTGGTTGTACCTGGCGACGGTGATCGACTGCGCCACCAAGGCCTGCATCGGCTACGCCATGGCCGACCACATGCGCACCTCTTTGGTAGTCGAGGCATTGGATATGGCCGCACGCAACTACACCCTGGAATCACAATGTGTGATCCACTCGGATCGCGGAACGCAATACATGAGCGACGAATTTGCCCGCGCAGCCTCACGACTCGATCTTCGCCGGTCGGTGGGTAGAACTGGGATCTGTTTCGATAACGCGTTAGCCGAATCGTTCAACGCAGCGGTGAAAGTCGAACGGGTCAATCGCGTGACCTATCCCACCCGCGACGAAGCGAGGAAAGACGTGGCCCGGTACATCGAATTCCGCTATAATCGCCTACGTCTTCATTCAGCACTCGGCTACCGCACCCCACAAGAGGTCCACGACGAGTACTGCAACCAGCAGCAGGCAGCGTAA